From Alienimonas californiensis, a single genomic window includes:
- a CDS encoding response regulator yields the protein MPPHTVRPTRFLLAEDDDDHAELVTRTFARKEPAHRLDRVNDGEAALRFLTRQSPYEQAERPEVVLLDLNLPRLSGHEVLAAMKADEELRLIPVVVLTSSEDGGDRRRAYQRHANSYVVKPLNFLQFQQLIRDLCDYWGGWDSHLPTAPSA from the coding sequence ATGCCCCCGCACACCGTTCGGCCGACGCGCTTTCTGCTCGCCGAAGACGACGACGACCACGCGGAGCTGGTCACGCGGACCTTCGCCCGCAAGGAGCCGGCCCACCGGCTGGATCGCGTCAACGACGGCGAGGCGGCGCTGCGATTCCTGACCCGGCAGTCCCCCTACGAGCAGGCGGAGCGGCCGGAGGTCGTGCTACTGGACCTCAATCTCCCGCGGCTGTCCGGGCACGAGGTGCTCGCCGCGATGAAGGCGGACGAGGAGCTGCGTCTGATCCCCGTGGTCGTGTTGACCTCCTCCGAGGACGGCGGCGACCGCCGTCGGGCGTACCAGCGCCACGCCAACAGCTACGTCGTGAAGCCGCTCAACTTTCTCCAATTTCAACAACTGATCCGCGACCTCTGCGATTACTGGGGCGGCTGGGACTCCCACCTGCCGACGGCCCCGTCCGCCTGA
- a CDS encoding WD40 repeat domain-containing protein: MARTAPAVPSPEAPGRLRSVPAAAALLTALGALAGLGCGGLLPSGGPPPPAGPRFAPPPERPPIAAPTVVRADESVPAVDGTAAPVVEWAEPADPLPVETVATLEFEAEYAMTRIEALAWSPDGSRLAVGGEVQDSGKELFRCPTRIYLREGTTFAPVGEAASGLIHGSGANTNVADLAWSPDGGTLALAGAQNFATSLFDPDGTLRADLETPADAVFALAWRPAGDLLAVATAGPNLRAYAADGRALQTVGPAGPTLAFSPSGDRLVSTAPGGAVLWTVPAAGGAGEAGPLTATARLELPTLPREIWPHGVGWSPGGGTLAVSQFGDGTVWLFDADGAPKSRLQGHEGSVWFTHYSADGVLATGGSDVTVRLWNPDGSPRATLRSGGQEDRQPMIDLAAWSPDGSLLAVVSPNRTIRLWNADGEPRATLSGHVGIISALAWSPDGRLLATADDDATTRVWAVPAAR, from the coding sequence ATGGCTCGCACCGCCCCCGCCGTCCCGTCGCCGGAGGCCCCCGGTCGCCTGCGGTCCGTCCCTGCCGCGGCGGCGCTGCTCACGGCGCTGGGGGCGCTCGCGGGCCTCGGGTGCGGCGGCCTGCTTCCGAGTGGCGGTCCGCCGCCGCCCGCGGGGCCGCGGTTCGCGCCGCCCCCGGAGCGGCCGCCGATCGCCGCCCCGACCGTCGTGCGGGCCGACGAGTCGGTCCCCGCGGTCGACGGGACCGCCGCCCCGGTCGTCGAATGGGCCGAGCCGGCGGACCCGCTGCCGGTCGAGACCGTCGCGACGTTGGAGTTCGAGGCGGAGTACGCCATGACCCGCATCGAGGCCCTCGCCTGGAGCCCGGACGGGTCGCGGCTGGCGGTCGGCGGGGAGGTGCAGGACAGCGGCAAGGAGTTGTTCCGCTGCCCGACCCGCATCTATCTCCGCGAGGGAACGACGTTCGCCCCAGTCGGCGAGGCCGCGTCCGGCCTGATTCACGGGAGCGGCGCCAACACGAACGTGGCCGACCTCGCCTGGAGCCCGGACGGCGGCACGCTCGCCCTGGCGGGGGCGCAGAACTTCGCGACCTCTCTGTTCGACCCGGACGGAACGCTGCGGGCCGATCTGGAAACGCCGGCCGACGCCGTCTTCGCCCTCGCCTGGCGCCCGGCCGGCGATCTGCTGGCGGTCGCCACGGCGGGGCCGAACCTGCGGGCTTACGCCGCCGACGGCCGGGCGCTCCAGACGGTCGGCCCGGCCGGCCCCACGCTCGCCTTCAGTCCGTCGGGCGACAGGCTCGTCTCCACCGCTCCGGGCGGAGCCGTCCTGTGGACCGTGCCGGCTGCCGGGGGGGCAGGGGAAGCCGGGCCGCTGACCGCGACGGCCCGGCTTGAACTGCCGACCCTGCCGCGGGAGATCTGGCCGCACGGCGTCGGGTGGAGCCCGGGCGGCGGCACGCTGGCCGTCAGCCAGTTCGGCGACGGGACGGTCTGGCTGTTCGACGCCGACGGCGCCCCGAAGTCCCGGTTGCAGGGCCATGAGGGAAGCGTCTGGTTCACGCACTACTCCGCCGACGGCGTGCTGGCGACCGGCGGGTCGGACGTGACGGTCCGGCTCTGGAACCCGGACGGCTCCCCGCGGGCGACGCTGCGCAGCGGCGGGCAGGAGGACCGGCAACCAATGATCGACCTCGCCGCCTGGAGCCCCGACGGATCGCTGCTGGCGGTCGTCTCCCCCAACCGGACGATCCGCCTGTGGAACGCCGACGGCGAACCCCGGGCGACGCTCTCCGGCCACGTCGGCATCATCTCGGCGCTGGCCTGGAGCCCCGACGGCCGGCTGCTCGCCACGGCCGACGACGACGCGACGACCCGCGTCTGGGCCGTGCCCGCCGCGCGCTGA
- a CDS encoding DUF2764 family protein: MTNYYTLIASLPPLPTHFDVERPPISRRQLAERLSQLSEEDAETVRQLADFFDWDRQPLDRTDAEIARELTNLQTVQHPLVLRIIQHRLDVRIVVSALRRRRDGLSQPVPIGELSETIRRHWSDPTFGLGGRQPWIEPFAKFMTEGRVVEAQRTLFEHTWRQWRRLATEFTFSLEAVILYLARWEIIYRWTSRNAEAGRTRFDTMIQDTLGDYAHLRL, encoded by the coding sequence GTGACGAACTACTACACGCTGATCGCCAGTCTGCCGCCGCTGCCGACGCACTTCGACGTGGAGCGCCCGCCGATCTCCCGGCGGCAACTGGCCGAACGTCTGAGCCAGCTCAGCGAGGAGGACGCGGAGACGGTGCGGCAACTCGCCGACTTCTTCGACTGGGACCGCCAGCCGCTGGACCGCACCGACGCCGAGATCGCCCGCGAACTGACGAACCTGCAAACGGTTCAGCATCCCCTCGTGCTGCGGATCATCCAGCATCGGTTGGACGTGCGGATCGTCGTCAGCGCCCTGCGCCGGCGGCGGGACGGGCTGTCGCAGCCGGTGCCGATCGGGGAACTCAGCGAAACGATCCGCCGCCACTGGTCCGACCCGACCTTCGGGCTGGGGGGCCGGCAACCGTGGATCGAACCGTTCGCGAAGTTCATGACCGAGGGGCGGGTCGTGGAGGCCCAACGGACGCTTTTTGAACACACCTGGCGGCAATGGCGCCGGCTCGCCACGGAGTTCACGTTCTCGCTGGAGGCCGTGATCCTCTACCTGGCGCGGTGGGAGATCATCTACCGCTGGACCAGCCGGAACGCGGAGGCCGGCCGGACACGTTTCGACACCATGATTCAGGACACGCTCGGTGACTACGCCCATCTCCGCCTCTGA
- a CDS encoding V-type ATP synthase subunit B gives MIEDLTYFTRVLAINGDVLTVRANGVGLNDLALVENGEDEPSLAQVVKITGDEVSLQVFAGGKGLSTGARVRFTGRGSEVVYSENILGRVFDGAGRPIDGGPSLRGDRRVEIGGPSVNPVKRVVPSRMIETGIPMIDVFNCLVESQKIPIFSVAGELYNPLLARIGIQADAEIVVFGGMGLVFDDYHFFRTTFEDEGVFSRTVMFVNQASDPIVERMLVPDMALKVAERFAVEQNKRVLVLLTDMTAYADALKEVGTSMERVPATRGYMGDLYSQLAVRYERACDYAGAGSVTTLTVTTMPGDDVTHPVPDNTGYITEGQFYLHDGVLDPFGSLSRLKQMVVGKTTREDHGQLMNTMIRLYSGAKDAQQKQAMAFELSARDYKLLKFGDLFRKRFMDVSVSVPFAEALDLCWTTLAECFEPEELLMKQELVDKYYPAAAAAPATAPADAPTNGAAA, from the coding sequence ATGATCGAGGACCTCACCTACTTCACCCGCGTCCTGGCCATCAACGGCGACGTGTTGACGGTGCGGGCGAACGGCGTCGGGCTGAACGATCTCGCCTTGGTGGAAAACGGCGAGGACGAACCCTCGCTGGCCCAGGTGGTTAAAATCACCGGCGACGAAGTTTCGCTGCAGGTGTTCGCCGGCGGGAAGGGGCTGTCCACCGGCGCCCGCGTGCGATTCACGGGGCGGGGGTCGGAGGTGGTGTACTCGGAGAATATTCTCGGGCGGGTGTTCGACGGCGCCGGCCGACCGATCGACGGCGGGCCGTCGCTGCGGGGCGACCGCCGCGTCGAGATCGGCGGGCCGTCGGTGAATCCGGTCAAGCGGGTCGTCCCCAGCCGGATGATCGAGACCGGCATTCCGATGATCGACGTCTTTAATTGCCTCGTCGAGAGCCAGAAGATCCCGATCTTCTCGGTCGCCGGCGAGCTTTATAACCCGCTGCTCGCCCGCATCGGCATTCAGGCGGACGCCGAGATCGTGGTGTTCGGCGGGATGGGGCTGGTCTTTGACGACTACCACTTCTTCCGCACGACCTTCGAAGACGAGGGCGTTTTCTCGCGGACGGTGATGTTCGTGAATCAGGCGTCCGATCCGATCGTGGAGCGGATGCTGGTGCCGGATATGGCGCTGAAGGTCGCGGAGCGGTTCGCCGTGGAGCAGAACAAGCGCGTCCTGGTGCTGCTGACGGACATGACGGCCTACGCCGACGCGCTCAAGGAGGTCGGCACGTCGATGGAGCGGGTTCCGGCCACCCGCGGCTATATGGGCGACCTCTACAGTCAGCTCGCCGTCCGTTACGAGCGGGCCTGCGACTACGCCGGCGCCGGGTCCGTCACGACGTTGACCGTCACGACGATGCCGGGCGACGACGTCACCCACCCCGTGCCGGACAACACCGGCTATATCACCGAGGGGCAGTTCTATCTGCACGACGGCGTCCTCGACCCGTTCGGGTCGCTGTCCCGCCTGAAGCAGATGGTCGTCGGGAAGACGACGCGGGAAGATCACGGCCAGTTGATGAACACGATGATCCGCCTGTACTCCGGGGCGAAGGACGCCCAGCAGAAGCAGGCGATGGCCTTCGAGCTGTCCGCCCGCGATTATAAGCTCCTGAAGTTCGGCGACCTGTTCAGGAAGCGGTTCATGGACGTCAGCGTGTCCGTGCCGTTCGCCGAGGCGCTCGATCTCTGCTGGACGACGCTTGCGGAGTGTTTCGAGCCGGAGGAACTGCTGATGAAGCAGGAACTCGTCGATAAATACTACCCGGCCGCCGCCGCGGCCCCCGCGACGGCTCCGGCCGACGCCCCGACGAACGGGGCCGCGGCGTGA
- a CDS encoding V-type ATP synthase subunit I, giving the protein MAIVALDKLTVFGPASQKFETILGLQELGCLHLIPLGEAPGRTSPPVSQETREALRYLDACAVHRAPSPGEAPFDREAVTAEVLATKHAEEALADERDELQEKIAALEPWGDFERPPEGALGRNRLWFYLIPIKRLSELPGDVVWEVVRRDRQFAYVVAVAESPAAIPLRNVELDPRSLSELRARLATVERELDDAHWRRVTQTRWRDPLRLELDRADDAVAQAAAAAAAWGDENVFALRGWSPRVAVDDVRAFCDRRGLALTVEVPAPTDAPPTLLQNPDRVAGAEGCVTFYITPGYRAWDPTGVVYLSFALFFGMIVSDAAYGLVLVVGLLLFWGRLGQSRSARQFRYLAVGLVSFTVAYGVAAGSYFGLEPPAGSLLDRLRVYYDGQPMTENRNAMMAVSVMIGVAHLTLANLIAAWNSRRSSRLLGHLGWAVVIVSGFLWGAGAMTKAPALVEFGMPATIAGAVLVILFSSAQPLLTASPKAHALRLFDGAMQIPNLTKAFGDVLSYLRLFALGLASAQLAITFNDLASQSFRAGGAGVALALVILVAGHAVNILLGLMGGVVHGLRLNCIEFFNWSLNDEGYPFRPFTKKATS; this is encoded by the coding sequence ATGGCCATCGTCGCCCTCGATAAACTGACCGTGTTCGGTCCCGCTTCGCAGAAGTTCGAGACGATTCTCGGGCTGCAGGAGTTGGGCTGCCTGCATCTGATCCCGCTGGGCGAGGCGCCGGGGCGCACCTCGCCGCCGGTCAGTCAGGAGACCCGCGAGGCCCTCCGCTACCTGGACGCCTGCGCGGTGCACCGGGCGCCCTCCCCGGGGGAGGCCCCGTTCGATCGGGAGGCGGTCACGGCAGAGGTCCTGGCGACGAAGCACGCCGAGGAGGCGCTGGCCGACGAGCGGGACGAACTGCAGGAGAAGATCGCCGCCCTGGAACCGTGGGGCGATTTCGAGCGGCCGCCGGAGGGCGCCCTCGGGAGGAACCGGCTCTGGTTTTATCTCATCCCGATCAAGCGGTTGTCGGAACTGCCCGGGGACGTCGTCTGGGAGGTCGTCCGCCGCGACCGCCAGTTCGCGTACGTCGTCGCCGTCGCTGAGTCTCCCGCGGCGATCCCCTTACGCAATGTGGAACTCGATCCGCGTTCGCTCTCGGAGCTGCGGGCGCGACTGGCGACCGTGGAGCGGGAACTGGACGACGCCCACTGGCGGCGGGTGACGCAAACCCGTTGGCGGGACCCGCTGCGGCTGGAGTTGGACCGAGCCGACGACGCGGTCGCCCAGGCGGCGGCGGCGGCGGCGGCGTGGGGCGACGAGAACGTCTTTGCCCTGCGGGGCTGGTCACCGCGCGTCGCCGTGGACGACGTGCGGGCCTTCTGCGACCGCCGCGGACTCGCCCTGACGGTCGAGGTGCCCGCCCCAACCGACGCCCCGCCGACGCTGTTGCAGAATCCCGACCGCGTCGCCGGCGCCGAGGGCTGCGTGACCTTCTATATCACCCCCGGCTATCGCGCCTGGGACCCGACCGGCGTGGTCTACCTGTCGTTCGCGCTGTTCTTCGGGATGATCGTTTCGGACGCCGCCTACGGGCTCGTCCTCGTCGTCGGGCTGCTGCTGTTCTGGGGCCGGCTGGGGCAATCGCGGTCGGCCCGGCAGTTCCGCTATCTGGCCGTCGGCCTGGTGAGCTTCACCGTGGCGTACGGCGTGGCGGCGGGCAGCTACTTCGGACTGGAACCGCCCGCCGGGTCGCTGCTGGATCGGCTGCGGGTCTATTACGACGGTCAGCCGATGACCGAGAACCGCAACGCGATGATGGCGGTCTCCGTCATGATCGGCGTGGCGCACCTGACGCTGGCGAACCTGATCGCGGCGTGGAACAGTCGACGCTCCTCCCGCCTGCTCGGTCATCTGGGCTGGGCCGTGGTGATCGTCAGCGGATTTCTCTGGGGCGCCGGGGCGATGACGAAGGCCCCCGCGCTCGTCGAGTTCGGCATGCCCGCGACGATCGCCGGGGCCGTCCTCGTAATCCTTTTCAGCAGCGCTCAGCCGCTTTTGACGGCCAGCCCGAAGGCCCACGCCCTGCGGCTGTTCGACGGGGCCATGCAGATCCCCAACCTGACGAAAGCCTTCGGCGACGTCCTGAGCTACCTGCGGCTGTTCGCCCTGGGGCTCGCGAGCGCCCAATTAGCGATCACGTTCAACGATTTGGCGTCGCAGTCCTTCCGGGCGGGCGGGGCCGGCGTGGCGCTGGCCCTGGTGATCCTGGTGGCGGGGCACGCCGTCAATATCCTGCTGGGCCTGATGGGCGGGGTCGTGCACGGCCTGCGGCTGAACTGCATCGAGTTTTTTAACTGGAGTCTGAACGACGAGGGTTACCCGTTCCGACCCTTCACCAAGAAAGCGACGAGCTGA
- a CDS encoding V-type ATP synthase subunit A — MIGVSGNVVTIETDAPLMKNEVALVHVGGEALKSEVLRIYGKTADMQVFEETGGVQVGDRVELTKELLPAALGPGLLGSVFDGLQNPLNVLAERDGFFLRRGSSAPALPGEDVWDFRPSVQVGDTVRGGDVLGTVPERNIAHKIMAPFDLTGTAEVLWVARGPQRADAPVVRVRTARGREREWTMQHSWPVRSPLPTKLLRQRHSERLFPSQVLTTTIRLIDTFFPIALGGTACIPGPFGAGKTVLQGLVSRYSAADIVVVVACGERAGEVVETLVDFAEMDDPRSDGKLMDRTVVICNTSSMPVAAREASIYMGITIGEYYRQMGLNVLLIADSTSRWAQAMRETSGRLEEIPGEEAFPAYLDSSIKGLYERAGVVRANDGVVGSLTMIGTVSPAGGNFEEPVTQSTLGAVKCFLGLSSARAYKRFYPAIDPLMSWSRYLDQLKPQLAATMDPTWTESVKETTELLHRGDAVHQMMQVTGEEGVTVDDYLDYQRATFVDMVFLQQDAFDPVDVTIPLERQKESFQLIRRLVTRDFQFTSNDEVRNYFTKLTGLFKNLNYSEWRSARYRELLAEIDALEAQAVSQK, encoded by the coding sequence GTGATCGGCGTGTCCGGCAACGTGGTTACCATCGAGACCGACGCCCCGCTGATGAAGAACGAGGTCGCCCTCGTGCACGTCGGCGGGGAGGCGCTGAAGTCCGAGGTGCTGCGGATCTACGGCAAGACCGCGGACATGCAGGTGTTCGAGGAGACCGGCGGCGTGCAGGTCGGCGACCGCGTCGAACTCACCAAGGAACTGCTCCCCGCCGCCCTCGGCCCGGGCCTGCTGGGGTCGGTGTTCGACGGCCTGCAGAACCCGCTGAACGTCCTCGCGGAGCGGGACGGCTTCTTCCTGCGCCGCGGCAGTTCGGCCCCGGCCCTGCCGGGCGAGGACGTGTGGGACTTCCGTCCATCGGTTCAGGTCGGCGACACGGTCCGCGGCGGCGACGTGCTGGGCACGGTCCCGGAACGCAACATCGCCCATAAGATCATGGCCCCGTTCGATCTGACGGGGACGGCGGAGGTCCTCTGGGTCGCCCGGGGACCGCAGCGGGCCGACGCGCCGGTCGTCCGCGTCCGCACGGCCCGCGGGCGGGAGCGTGAATGGACGATGCAGCACTCCTGGCCCGTCCGCAGCCCGCTGCCGACGAAATTACTGCGGCAACGGCACTCGGAGCGCCTGTTCCCCTCGCAGGTGCTCACGACCACGATCCGGCTGATCGACACGTTCTTTCCGATCGCCCTCGGCGGAACGGCCTGCATCCCCGGGCCGTTCGGGGCGGGGAAGACGGTGTTGCAGGGGTTGGTCTCCCGCTATTCGGCCGCCGACATCGTCGTCGTGGTGGCCTGCGGCGAACGGGCGGGGGAGGTCGTGGAGACCCTCGTCGACTTCGCCGAGATGGACGACCCGCGCAGCGACGGCAAATTGATGGACCGGACGGTCGTTATTTGCAATACGTCCTCCATGCCCGTCGCCGCCCGCGAGGCTTCGATTTATATGGGCATCACAATCGGCGAGTATTACCGCCAGATGGGGCTGAACGTCCTGCTGATCGCCGACTCCACCTCCCGCTGGGCCCAGGCCATGCGGGAGACCTCCGGCCGGTTGGAGGAGATCCCCGGCGAGGAGGCCTTCCCGGCCTACCTCGACTCCTCCATCAAGGGCCTGTACGAGCGGGCCGGCGTCGTCCGGGCGAACGACGGCGTCGTCGGCAGCCTGACGATGATCGGCACCGTCTCCCCCGCGGGCGGGAACTTTGAGGAGCCGGTCACCCAGTCGACGCTGGGGGCGGTGAAATGCTTCCTCGGCCTGTCGTCGGCGCGGGCCTATAAACGGTTCTATCCGGCGATCGACCCGCTGATGTCCTGGTCGCGATACCTGGACCAGCTCAAGCCGCAGCTTGCGGCGACGATGGACCCGACCTGGACGGAGTCCGTCAAGGAGACCACGGAGCTGCTGCACCGCGGCGACGCCGTGCATCAGATGATGCAGGTGACCGGCGAGGAAGGCGTGACGGTCGACGATTATCTGGATTATCAGCGGGCGACGTTCGTCGATATGGTCTTCCTGCAGCAGGACGCCTTCGATCCGGTGGACGTGACGATCCCGTTGGAGCGGCAAAAGGAGTCGTTCCAATTAATCCGCCGCCTCGTCACCCGCGATTTTCAATTCACGAGCAACGACGAGGTCCGCAATTACTTCACCAAGCTGACCGGGCTGTTCAAAAACCTGAACTACAGCGAGTGGCGCTCCGCCCGCTATCGGGAACTGCTCGCGGAGATCGACGCGCTCGAGGCGCAGGCCGTCTCGCAGAAGTAA
- a CDS encoding sensor histidine kinase, with amino-acid sequence MPSSHLMRVLVVEDSDDHYELLRKRIGADGRSGVELHRRSSLTEGLACLDSQAIDAVLLDLGLPDSAVTDTLGRFKRARPELPVVVLTSLDDLDFAAEAVSHGAQDFLVKSQLSQDRVVRSLRYAIERKQKSLGLEKTNQELRNFAHTVAHEVRHPAAAALLALGCVRMEPLSEQGEEMVGLAEESLRTLSDLVRELLNFAEIENASAPPKPIEMDRVLDHVLARFEKELTAVGGTVERVPLPTVTSHWAQLSLLFQNLIANAIKYRSPERDLRIRIAPAEADLPGVVVSDNGIGVAEKHLPKLFDVFYRADPAEDVPGTGVGLALCRRIVQRYGGSMTVRSTAGEGSTFEATFGEPSPAAEPPPHPPHHPGPDAVRRDEDDARATGRPDEFDAG; translated from the coding sequence ATGCCTTCCTCGCACCTGATGCGTGTGCTGGTCGTCGAAGATTCGGACGACCACTACGAGCTCCTGCGGAAACGAATCGGGGCGGACGGTCGGTCCGGCGTCGAGCTCCACCGCAGGTCCAGCCTGACGGAGGGCCTGGCCTGCCTGGACTCGCAGGCGATCGACGCGGTCCTGCTCGACCTCGGCCTGCCGGACAGCGCCGTCACCGATACCCTCGGCCGGTTCAAGCGGGCCCGGCCCGAGCTTCCCGTGGTCGTGCTGACCTCCCTGGACGACCTGGACTTCGCCGCCGAGGCGGTCTCCCACGGGGCCCAGGACTTCCTGGTCAAATCTCAGCTTTCGCAGGACCGCGTGGTGCGGTCGCTGCGGTACGCGATCGAGCGCAAACAGAAGTCGCTGGGGCTGGAGAAGACGAACCAGGAGCTGCGGAACTTCGCCCACACGGTCGCCCACGAGGTGCGTCACCCCGCGGCGGCGGCGCTGCTGGCGCTGGGGTGCGTCCGCATGGAGCCGCTCTCCGAGCAGGGCGAGGAGATGGTCGGTTTGGCGGAGGAGTCCCTGCGGACCCTCTCCGACCTCGTGCGGGAATTGCTGAATTTCGCCGAGATCGAAAACGCGTCGGCCCCCCCCAAGCCGATCGAGATGGACCGCGTGCTCGATCACGTCCTCGCCCGATTCGAGAAGGAACTGACCGCCGTGGGCGGCACGGTCGAACGCGTCCCGCTGCCCACCGTCACCTCCCACTGGGCGCAGCTCAGCCTGCTGTTCCAAAACCTCATCGCCAACGCGATCAAGTACCGCAGCCCCGAACGCGATTTGCGCATCCGCATCGCCCCGGCCGAGGCGGATCTGCCGGGCGTCGTCGTCTCCGATAACGGCATCGGCGTCGCGGAGAAACACCTCCCGAAACTGTTCGACGTCTTTTACCGGGCGGACCCGGCGGAGGACGTGCCCGGCACCGGCGTGGGCCTAGCGCTGTGCCGACGGATCGTGCAGCGGTACGGCGGAAGCATGACGGTGCGGTCCACGGCGGGCGAGGGATCGACCTTCGAGGCGACGTTCGGCGAGCCGTCCCCCGCAGCCGAGCCCCCGCCCCACCCGCCGCATCACCCCGGTCCCGACGCCGTGCGACGGGACGAGGACGATGCGCGGGCTACGGGACGCCCCGACGAATTCGACGCGGGTTAG
- a CDS encoding V-type ATP synthase subunit D, producing MKVALNKNSLKQQRDKLALYRRYLPSLELKRQQLLAAWRTAQRELAEADAEIATFEAKSEPLFSLLGGSTIPTRDLARLVRVREVSLGEENVVGVRVPTLQAMAFERVAYSTLALPFWVDAVVDNLENLSRLRVRRQVAAARERALEAAARKIAQRVNLFEKVLIPTAAENIGRIRIALSDQDRAAVVRSKLAKRKRS from the coding sequence GTGAAGGTCGCCCTGAACAAAAACTCGCTCAAGCAGCAGCGGGACAAGCTGGCCCTCTATCGCCGCTATTTGCCGTCGCTGGAACTCAAGCGGCAGCAACTCCTGGCGGCGTGGCGGACGGCGCAGCGGGAACTGGCCGAGGCGGACGCGGAGATCGCGACCTTCGAGGCGAAGTCGGAACCCCTGTTCTCGCTGCTCGGCGGGTCGACAATCCCCACGCGGGACCTCGCCCGGCTCGTCCGCGTGCGGGAGGTGTCGCTGGGCGAGGAGAACGTCGTGGGCGTCCGCGTGCCGACCCTGCAGGCGATGGCGTTCGAGCGGGTCGCCTACTCCACGCTGGCGCTCCCCTTCTGGGTCGACGCCGTCGTCGATAACTTGGAGAACCTGTCCCGCCTGCGGGTGCGGCGTCAGGTGGCCGCGGCCCGGGAGCGCGCCTTAGAGGCGGCGGCCCGTAAGATCGCGCAGCGGGTGAACCTGTTCGAGAAGGTGCTGATCCCGACCGCCGCGGAGAACATCGGCCGCATCCGCATCGCCCTGTCCGACCAGGACCGGGCGGCGGTCGTGCGGTCGAAGTTGGCCAAGCGGAAACGGAGCTGA